Proteins encoded by one window of Cyanobium sp. NS01:
- a CDS encoding chromate transporter, translating to MAHRGGSFLSGRSPSVWRGHVVLPLLEESVVATGWVTPEQFLAGYGAAQAMRGPMFAFLAYLGAVMAEGSSPVVTAAVALVFIFLPGFLLVAGLLPFWHAVSHSASVARAIAGVNAAVVGLLGAALYNPVLISGIQGAGDLAIALVAFGLLAVWRVSPLILVLWCLLARAVPLFP from the coding sequence ATGGCCCACCGTGGCGGAAGCTTTTTATCGGGCCGGAGCCCTAGTGTTTGGAGGGGCCACGTCGTGCTGCCCTTGCTGGAAGAGTCCGTGGTGGCTACAGGCTGGGTGACACCTGAGCAGTTCCTGGCTGGGTATGGAGCGGCTCAGGCCATGCGCGGACCGATGTTTGCCTTTTTGGCCTATCTGGGCGCTGTGATGGCGGAAGGCAGCAGTCCGGTTGTCACGGCAGCTGTGGCGCTTGTGTTCATCTTCCTGCCTGGCTTCCTGCTGGTCGCCGGCCTGCTTCCCTTCTGGCATGCCGTATCGCACAGCGCCTCGGTGGCCAGGGCCATCGCGGGCGTGAACGCAGCCGTGGTGGGCCTGCTGGGTGCTGCACTCTATAACCCAGTGCTGATTTCAGGAATTCAGGGCGCAGGGGATCTGGCCATTGCTCTGGTTGCTTTTGGACTACTTGCTGTATGGCGAGTATCACCACTTATACTTGTACTGTGGTGCCTTCTTGCCAGGGCCGTGCCGCTATTCCCTTAG
- a CDS encoding ATP-binding protein, with product MEAALPLLLKQLKLARFRSHWQPLAQQAEAEGWSPGQFLYALCEQEVDHRQIARRQRLLREAHLPWQKGLDGFDHQHLEPKHWQELQVLSRSHTWLVQAENLLLFGPSGVGKTHLAIAITMAMIAQDQPCRFFPATALVQLLQKAKASLELPAPGSIRSHPEGRSSAGSRHPSSLSSPLMS from the coding sequence GTGGAAGCGGCGCTGCCGCTGCTGCTCAAACAGCTCAAGCTGGCGCGCTTCCGCAGCCACTGGCAGCCGCTTGCTCAGCAGGCTGAGGCCGAGGGCTGGAGCCCCGGCCAGTTCCTCTATGCCCTCTGCGAGCAGGAGGTCGACCACCGCCAGATCGCACGGCGCCAGCGGCTGCTGCGCGAGGCCCACCTGCCCTGGCAGAAGGGCCTCGATGGCTTTGATCACCAGCACCTTGAGCCCAAGCACTGGCAGGAGCTGCAGGTGCTCTCCCGCAGCCACACCTGGCTGGTGCAGGCCGAGAACCTGCTGCTGTTCGGCCCCAGCGGCGTGGGCAAGACCCACCTGGCCATCGCCATCACGATGGCGATGATCGCGCAGGACCAGCCCTGCCGCTTCTTCCCGGCCACCGCCCTGGTGCAGTTGCTGCAGAAGGCCAAAGCCAGCCTTGAACTCCCAGCCCCAGGGTCTATTAGAAGTCACCCTGAGGGTCGTTCTTCCGCCGGTTCCCGCCACCCCAGCAGTCTGAGCAGTCCCTTGATGTCGTGA
- a CDS encoding transposase, with translation MDKDSGLIHSVGTTAANAHDLTPAAELLHGEEEVVYADAGYQGIAKRPEMAGRSAEFQVATRPGKRRARPDTPDGKLQDLVETAKAHIRAKGEHPFRVIKQQFGFQKARLRGMVKNRCKVNVLAALTNLFLARRQLLATP, from the coding sequence GTGGACAAGGACTCCGGCCTGATCCACTCAGTGGGTACCACTGCCGCCAACGCGCATGACCTCACCCCAGCAGCTGAGCTGCTGCACGGGGAGGAGGAGGTGGTCTACGCCGACGCTGGATACCAGGGAATCGCGAAGAGGCCGGAGATGGCAGGCAGGTCAGCGGAGTTTCAGGTGGCCACGCGTCCCGGCAAGCGCCGAGCACGGCCCGATACACCAGACGGGAAGCTGCAGGATCTGGTGGAGACAGCCAAGGCCCACATCCGTGCCAAAGGTGAGCATCCATTTCGCGTGATCAAACAGCAATTCGGCTTTCAAAAGGCCAGGCTGCGGGGAATGGTGAAAAACCGCTGCAAGGTGAACGTGCTGGCAGCACTGACGAATCTGTTCCTGGCGCGTCGTCAGTTGCTTGCAACACCGTGA
- a CDS encoding UvrD-helicase domain-containing protein: MSAFLAGLNDAQRKAVDHHTGPLLVVAGAGSGKTRALTHRIAHLIGHHGADPAELLAVTFTNKAAREMKERLELLLAQKLAQSQFGQPWSTLPPQEQRQLRSRIYREVIKDLWIGTFHALFARLLRFDIDKFRDPEGLSWTRQFSIYDEGDAQSLVKEIVTQELGLDPKRFEPKKVRWAISNAKNQGWLPEQLEADAGGQRGKLMAETYRRYRRALAANNALDFDDLLLLPVQLLSQNEQVRHYWHRRFRHVLVDEYQDTNRTQYDLIKLLVTDGQDPDTYANWQGRSVFVVGDADQSIYSFRAADFTILMGFQDDFGDGAADEATRTMVKLEENYRSTATILAAANALIAHNTERIDKVLRPTRGEGEPIHLTRCDDEIAEAEAVVQRMRLLDAAHDELRWGDMAVLYRTNAQSRAMEESLVRWGIPYIVVGGLRFYDRREIKDMLAYLKLLVNPADTVSLLRVLNTPKRGIGKTTIERLTDASNQLGIPLWEVVSDAEAVRSLGGRSARGLLQFRELISDLQTRSQDAAPSELVQRVMEQSGYLAELITEGTDEAEDRRRNLNELVNAALQYQEENEEGSLEDFLASAALASDADSKDTQQDRVTLMTLHASKGLEFPVVFLVGMEQGLFPSYRSLEDPSAMEEERRLCYVGLTRAKERLFLSHASERRLWGGMREPAVPSVFLAELPEELVQGDIPRSGGAAIRREQRLDRLTRVDRQESRQVAAGGAGGVPANAVRRRGSAVGGGGGKTWAVGDRLRHSSFGEGHVTHLFGSGEKISIAVKFDGMGPKILDPRLAPIEPL, translated from the coding sequence ATGAGCGCCTTCCTGGCCGGCCTCAACGACGCCCAGCGCAAGGCGGTGGATCACCACACCGGCCCCCTGCTGGTGGTGGCGGGGGCGGGCAGCGGCAAGACCCGGGCGCTCACCCACCGCATCGCCCACCTGATCGGCCACCACGGCGCCGATCCGGCGGAGCTGCTGGCGGTGACCTTCACCAACAAGGCGGCCCGGGAGATGAAGGAGCGGCTGGAGCTGCTGCTGGCCCAGAAGCTGGCCCAGAGCCAGTTCGGCCAGCCCTGGAGCACCCTGCCGCCCCAGGAGCAGCGCCAGCTGCGCAGCCGCATCTACCGCGAGGTGATCAAGGATCTCTGGATCGGCACCTTCCACGCCCTGTTTGCGCGGCTGCTGCGCTTCGACATCGACAAGTTCCGCGATCCCGAGGGGCTCAGCTGGACCCGCCAGTTCTCGATCTACGACGAGGGCGACGCCCAGAGCCTGGTGAAGGAGATCGTGACCCAGGAGCTGGGCCTCGACCCCAAACGCTTCGAACCCAAGAAGGTGCGCTGGGCGATCAGCAACGCCAAGAACCAGGGCTGGCTGCCGGAGCAGCTGGAGGCCGATGCCGGCGGCCAGCGGGGCAAGCTGATGGCCGAGACCTACCGCCGCTACCGCCGCGCCCTGGCCGCCAATAACGCGCTCGACTTCGACGATCTGCTGCTGCTGCCGGTGCAGCTGCTCAGCCAGAACGAGCAGGTGCGCCACTACTGGCACCGCCGCTTCCGCCACGTGCTGGTGGATGAATACCAGGACACCAACCGCACCCAGTACGACCTGATCAAGCTGCTGGTGACCGACGGCCAGGACCCGGACACCTACGCCAACTGGCAGGGCCGTTCGGTGTTCGTGGTGGGCGACGCCGACCAGAGCATCTACAGCTTCCGTGCCGCCGACTTCACGATCCTGATGGGCTTTCAGGACGACTTCGGTGATGGCGCCGCCGATGAGGCCACCCGCACGATGGTGAAGCTGGAGGAGAACTACCGCTCCACCGCCACGATCCTGGCGGCCGCCAACGCCCTGATCGCCCACAACACCGAGCGCATCGACAAGGTGCTGCGCCCCACCCGCGGCGAGGGCGAGCCGATCCACCTCACCCGCTGCGACGACGAGATCGCCGAGGCCGAGGCAGTGGTGCAGCGCATGCGCCTGCTCGATGCCGCCCACGACGAGCTGCGCTGGGGTGACATGGCCGTGCTCTACCGCACCAACGCCCAGAGCCGGGCGATGGAGGAATCGCTGGTGCGCTGGGGCATCCCCTACATCGTGGTGGGGGGGCTGCGCTTCTACGACCGGCGCGAGATCAAGGACATGCTCGCCTACCTGAAGCTGCTGGTGAATCCGGCCGACACCGTGAGCCTGCTGCGGGTGCTCAACACCCCCAAGCGCGGCATCGGCAAGACCACGATCGAGCGTCTCACCGACGCCTCCAACCAGCTGGGCATCCCCCTCTGGGAGGTGGTGAGCGACGCCGAGGCGGTGCGCTCCCTGGGGGGGCGCTCCGCCCGGGGGCTGCTGCAGTTCCGCGAACTGATCAGCGACCTGCAGACCCGCAGCCAGGACGCGGCCCCCTCGGAGCTGGTGCAGCGGGTGATGGAGCAGAGCGGCTACCTGGCCGAGCTGATCACCGAGGGCACCGATGAGGCGGAAGACCGGCGCCGCAACCTCAACGAGCTGGTCAACGCCGCCCTGCAGTACCAGGAGGAGAACGAGGAGGGCTCGCTCGAGGATTTCCTGGCCTCAGCGGCCCTGGCCAGTGACGCCGACAGCAAGGACACCCAGCAGGACCGGGTGACGCTGATGACCCTGCACGCCAGCAAGGGGCTGGAGTTCCCGGTGGTGTTCCTGGTGGGGATGGAGCAGGGGCTGTTCCCCAGCTACCGCTCCCTGGAGGATCCCTCGGCCATGGAGGAGGAGCGCCGCCTCTGCTACGTGGGCCTCACCCGCGCCAAGGAGCGGCTGTTCCTCTCCCATGCCAGCGAGCGGCGCCTCTGGGGCGGCATGCGTGAGCCGGCGGTGCCGTCGGTGTTCCTGGCCGAGCTGCCCGAGGAGCTGGTGCAGGGCGACATCCCCCGCAGCGGCGGCGCCGCCATCCGCCGTGAACAGCGGCTGGATCGCCTCACCCGGGTGGATCGCCAGGAGAGCCGCCAGGTGGCGGCCGGCGGCGCCGGCGGGGTGCCGGCCAACGCCGTGCGCCGCCGCGGGTCCGCGGTTGGCGGCGGTGGCGGCAAAACCTGGGCGGTGGGGGATCGGCTGCGCCACAGCTCCTTCGGGGAGGGGCACGTGACCCACCTCTTCGGCAGCGGCGAGAAGATCTCGATCGCCGTGAAATTTGACGGCATGGGCCCCAAGATCCTCGATCCGCGCCTGGCGCCGATCGAGCCGCTCTGA
- a CDS encoding integrase core domain-containing protein: MRGATLESRLEEMGVLRSFSRPRVSNDNPYSESLFRTVKYRPDYPSRPFSSKAEACEWVAAFVDWYNHQHRHSSIKFVTPHQRHSGTATAICRERAHVYEKARQVHPRRWSRTTRCWRQPEEVWINKPTEEPDPILALPLIEAA; the protein is encoded by the coding sequence ATGCGCGGGGCCACACTGGAATCGCGGCTGGAGGAGATGGGAGTGCTCAGATCCTTCTCCAGGCCAAGGGTCTCAAACGACAACCCCTACTCGGAATCCCTGTTCCGCACGGTCAAGTACCGGCCGGACTACCCCAGCCGTCCGTTCTCCAGCAAGGCGGAGGCCTGCGAATGGGTGGCGGCTTTTGTGGACTGGTACAACCACCAACACCGCCACAGCAGCATCAAATTCGTCACGCCTCACCAACGTCACAGCGGTACCGCCACCGCAATCTGCCGGGAGCGAGCCCATGTCTACGAGAAGGCCCGTCAGGTCCATCCAAGACGCTGGAGCCGAACCACCCGCTGCTGGCGCCAACCCGAAGAAGTGTGGATCAACAAGCCAACAGAGGAGCCCGATCCGATACTCGCGCTACCCTTAATCGAGGCCGCCTGA
- a CDS encoding IS21 family transposase — MRGEPFPHLLFHYRLAWSGWSYGQLIHGGESFVALSEGLQNALAACGGVTRELRTDRLSAASRNRDGSYALDITPRYQALCAHYGLSPSRNNRGVAHENGIVEGPHGHVKRRLEQKLLLRGSCDFDEPAEYGELLAEVFSALNAPRQRRYEQELEHLMALPTFRFADYELLTVRVRSTSTIEVRQVIYSVPPTLIGRQVTVRLHHDRLIVYLGSDWFCQLPRAYGTGSHGPRAWCIDLEHLIDGLRAKPRALLHCRYQRQLFPDQHWWDFWQHLLAGGDRDAAARLMVEALYVAVRVASYELVLAFLQQAQQRQSLSLSLLQQRFRVPPRRSALPDPVIPQHLLASYDHLLPAAALAGGGSGAAAAAQTAQAGALPQPLAAACSAG; from the coding sequence TTGCGGGGAGAGCCGTTCCCGCACCTGCTGTTCCACTACCGCCTGGCCTGGAGCGGTTGGTCCTACGGCCAGCTGATCCACGGCGGTGAGAGCTTTGTCGCCCTCTCAGAAGGACTGCAGAACGCCCTGGCGGCCTGTGGTGGCGTCACCCGAGAACTGCGCACCGATCGCCTCTCGGCCGCCAGCCGCAACCGTGACGGCAGCTATGCCCTCGACATCACGCCTCGCTACCAGGCCCTCTGCGCCCATTACGGGCTCTCCCCCAGCCGGAACAACCGGGGGGTGGCCCATGAGAACGGCATCGTCGAGGGCCCGCACGGCCATGTGAAACGGCGACTGGAGCAGAAGCTGCTGCTGCGTGGCAGCTGTGATTTCGACGAGCCCGCCGAGTACGGCGAGCTGCTCGCTGAGGTGTTCAGTGCCCTCAATGCCCCGCGCCAGCGGCGTTACGAGCAGGAGCTTGAGCACTTGATGGCTTTGCCGACCTTCCGCTTTGCCGACTATGAGCTGCTCACGGTGCGGGTGCGGAGCACCAGCACGATCGAGGTGCGGCAGGTGATCTACTCGGTGCCGCCCACCCTGATCGGCCGCCAGGTCACGGTGCGGCTGCACCATGACCGGCTGATCGTCTATCTCGGCAGCGACTGGTTCTGCCAGCTGCCCCGTGCCTACGGCACCGGCAGCCATGGCCCGAGGGCCTGGTGCATCGATCTGGAGCACCTGATCGATGGGCTGCGCGCCAAGCCCAGGGCGCTGCTGCATTGCCGCTACCAGCGCCAGCTGTTCCCCGACCAGCACTGGTGGGACTTCTGGCAGCACCTGCTCGCCGGTGGTGACCGTGACGCGGCAGCCCGGCTGATGGTGGAGGCGCTGTATGTGGCGGTGCGGGTGGCCTCCTATGAGCTGGTGCTCGCCTTCCTGCAGCAGGCGCAGCAGCGCCAGAGCCTGTCCCTCTCGCTCCTGCAGCAGCGCTTCCGCGTGCCGCCACGCCGCAGCGCTCTGCCGGATCCCGTCATTCCCCAACACCTGCTGGCCTCCTATGACCACCTTCTCCCCGCTGCCGCGCTCGCAGGCGGTGGAAGCGGCGCTGCCGCTGCTGCTCAAACAGCTCAAGCTGGCGCGCTTCCGCAGCCACTGGCAGCCGCTTGCTCAGCAGGCTGA
- a CDS encoding glycosyltransferase, producing MTLTIPVFVGYDTHERVAMNVLIDSLYQHSSVPLAITPIVMRQLHGVFHRERNQKQSTEFSFTRFLVPYMMDYKGWAIFMDCDMLCRGDIAELWGLCDDRYSLMCVQHVHEPTEKTKFLGSIQTRYEKKNWSSLMLFNCGRCQALTPEYVNTATGLALHRFEWLESGQIGALPADRWNHLIDVQAAADAPVEQGGPALVHWTLGGPWFRQYRFGGGRLATEWFAARDEAFRLWE from the coding sequence ATGACCCTTACGATTCCCGTGTTCGTTGGATACGACACGCATGAGCGTGTGGCCATGAATGTATTAATTGATAGTCTCTACCAGCACAGCAGCGTGCCGCTTGCCATCACCCCCATCGTGATGCGGCAATTACATGGTGTCTTCCATCGAGAGCGCAACCAGAAACAAAGCACAGAGTTTTCGTTCACCCGATTTCTCGTTCCCTACATGATGGACTATAAAGGCTGGGCAATTTTTATGGACTGCGACATGCTGTGCCGTGGCGATATTGCCGAACTGTGGGGTCTGTGCGACGACAGGTATTCCTTGATGTGCGTCCAGCACGTCCACGAACCTACGGAGAAGACAAAGTTTCTGGGATCTATTCAGACGCGGTATGAAAAGAAAAACTGGAGCTCGCTTATGTTGTTCAATTGTGGACGCTGCCAGGCACTCACTCCCGAATATGTCAACACAGCCACTGGCCTTGCATTGCATCGATTTGAATGGCTTGAAAGCGGGCAGATCGGCGCGCTGCCAGCCGATCGTTGGAATCATCTGATCGATGTACAGGCAGCTGCCGATGCTCCCGTCGAGCAAGGTGGGCCTGCGTTGGTTCACTGGACCTTGGGGGGACCCTGGTTCCGTCAGTACCGCTTTGGTGGCGGCAGACTGGCTACGGAGTGGTTTGCCGCCAGGGATGAGGCTTTTCGACTATGGGAGTAA
- a CDS encoding CCA tRNA nucleotidyltransferase, which produces MDVPGIPAVLSAALAAVARQGEASGQRLALVGGAVRDLLLHRVHNDPWRGVPDLDLVADGSASALVRRLQAALPPGALRGAQEHGAFGTVELELQLEGQTVLLDVATARRETYPQPGENPKVVPGRLADDLARRDFTINAIALDLASGELLDPHGGQADLQRRQLRLLHPHSLRDDPSRLVRGARYGARLGFQLEAGSREQARRTVAAWPWAWHSGERPGQAPAALGTRLRMELELLLRREPWPQALALLQNWGGLALLDAQLQADHHWHRRLRWAQRAGLPLLVALVAGAADPLALAERLQLPHRQHRLLAQWLELRAALAALGGEAALGGEAAPRSVVSWCAVLETPGIAPEAVALALVTGSGARRPLLRWWLRWRDLQSPLGARELIAQGQAPGPGLGERLRQLRAERLEQERL; this is translated from the coding sequence TTGGACGTTCCCGGCATTCCCGCGGTGCTCTCGGCCGCCCTGGCCGCGGTGGCGCGGCAGGGAGAGGCCTCCGGGCAGCGGCTGGCGCTGGTGGGGGGCGCCGTGCGCGATCTGCTGCTGCACCGGGTGCACAACGACCCCTGGCGCGGCGTGCCCGACCTGGATCTGGTGGCGGATGGCTCCGCCAGCGCCCTGGTGCGGCGGCTGCAGGCGGCCCTGCCGCCGGGGGCCCTGCGGGGGGCCCAGGAGCACGGGGCCTTCGGCACGGTGGAGCTGGAACTACAGCTCGAGGGGCAGACGGTGCTGCTGGATGTGGCCACAGCCCGCCGCGAGACCTACCCGCAGCCGGGCGAGAACCCGAAGGTGGTGCCGGGCCGGCTCGCCGACGACCTGGCCCGCCGCGACTTCACGATCAATGCCATCGCCCTGGATCTGGCAAGCGGCGAGCTTCTCGACCCCCATGGCGGCCAGGCCGACCTGCAGCGGCGGCAGCTGCGGCTGCTGCACCCCCACAGCCTGCGGGACGACCCCAGCCGGCTGGTGCGCGGCGCCCGCTATGGGGCCCGGCTGGGGTTCCAGCTGGAGGCGGGCAGCCGGGAGCAGGCCCGGCGCACCGTGGCGGCCTGGCCCTGGGCCTGGCATTCCGGCGAGCGGCCGGGCCAGGCACCAGCCGCCCTCGGCACCCGGCTGCGCATGGAGCTGGAGCTGCTGCTGCGGCGCGAACCCTGGCCCCAGGCCCTGGCGCTGCTGCAGAACTGGGGTGGTCTGGCCCTGCTGGATGCCCAGCTGCAGGCCGATCACCACTGGCACCGCCGCCTGCGCTGGGCCCAGCGGGCCGGCCTGCCGCTGCTGGTGGCCCTGGTGGCCGGTGCCGCCGACCCCCTCGCCCTGGCCGAGCGGCTGCAGCTGCCCCACCGCCAGCACCGCCTGCTGGCCCAGTGGCTGGAGCTGCGGGCCGCCCTGGCGGCGCTGGGCGGCGAGGCGGCGCTGGGCGGCGAGGCGGCGCCGCGCTCGGTGGTGTCCTGGTGTGCCGTGCTGGAGACCCCCGGGATCGCCCCCGAGGCCGTGGCGCTGGCGTTGGTCACGGGCAGCGGCGCTCGCCGGCCACTGCTGCGCTGGTGGCTGCGCTGGCGGGATCTCCAATCGCCGCTGGGGGCCAGGGAACTGATCGCCCAGGGGCAGGCGCCGGGGCCTGGGCTGGGGGAGCGGCTGCGACAGCTGCGAGCCGAGCGACTGGAGCAGGAGAGACTGTAG
- a CDS encoding IS3 family transposase (programmed frameshift) produces MKRTRHTAEQIIRKLKTAEQLIAQGKTVADVCRVIEVTQPTYHRWRQQYGGMQAEEARRLTQLEKENARLKKLLAEAELEKAMLKDLGRGKLLSPERRRRAVTVLQERYRASERLACRVVGQHRSTQRHGGKVVSIEEAKLRQRLREIAADHIRWGRRMAYRLLRREGWTVNHKRVQRLWREEGLQRPTPRKRKRARPADGSVRRHRAEHPHQVWAMDFQFDATADGRRLKFLNVIDEHSRLCLAIRVGRRCKAKDVVAVLEELTSLYPAPAYIRSDNGPEFIAQALRDWCEASSTTSTAYIEPGSPWENGFAESFNGRFRDEFLNTELFTTAPEAQILADRWRWEYNSLRPHSALQGRTPLEAAQQGAAA; encoded by the exons ATGAAACGCACCAGGCACACAGCCGAGCAGATCATCCGCAAGCTCAAGACGGCCGAGCAGTTGATCGCCCAGGGAAAAACCGTCGCCGACGTCTGCCGCGTCATCGAGGTCACGCAACCGACCTACCACCGCTGGAGGCAGCAGTACGGGGGCATGCAGGCCGAGGAGGCCAGACGGCTGACCCAGCTGGAGAAGGAGAACGCCCGGCTCAAGAAGCTTTTGGCGGAAGCAGAGTTGGAGAAGGCCATGCTCAAGGACCTCG GCCGAGGGAAACTTCTGAGCCCGGAGCGTCGCCGCAGGGCCGTCACGGTCCTGCAGGAGCGTTACCGGGCCTCTGAACGCCTGGCCTGCCGAGTGGTGGGCCAGCACCGCAGCACCCAGCGCCATGGCGGCAAGGTCGTCTCGATCGAGGAGGCCAAGCTCCGGCAGCGTCTCCGCGAGATCGCCGCGGACCACATCCGTTGGGGCCGCCGGATGGCCTACCGCCTGCTGCGGCGGGAGGGCTGGACCGTGAACCACAAACGGGTGCAACGGCTCTGGCGCGAGGAGGGGCTGCAGCGGCCCACTCCCAGGAAGCGAAAGCGGGCACGGCCCGCGGACGGCTCGGTGCGGCGTCATCGGGCTGAGCATCCCCACCAGGTGTGGGCCATGGACTTCCAGTTCGACGCCACCGCTGATGGGCGCAGGCTCAAGTTCCTGAACGTGATCGATGAGCACAGCCGCCTCTGCCTGGCGATCCGGGTCGGCAGGCGCTGCAAGGCCAAGGACGTGGTGGCCGTGCTGGAGGAACTCACCAGCCTCTACCCAGCACCGGCGTACATCCGATCGGACAACGGGCCGGAGTTCATTGCCCAGGCCCTACGGGACTGGTGCGAGGCCAGCAGCACTACCAGCACGGCCTACATCGAGCCAGGATCCCCGTGGGAGAACGGATTCGCCGAGTCGTTCAACGGCCGGTTCCGGGATGAGTTCCTCAACACCGAGCTGTTCACAACAGCCCCCGAGGCGCAGATCCTGGCCGATCGTTGGCGCTGGGAGTACAACTCACTCAGGCCGCACTCGGCCCTCCAGGGGCGTACGCCCCTGGAGGCAGCTCAACAGGGAGCTGCAGCATGA
- the kdsB gene encoding 3-deoxy-manno-octulosonate cytidylyltransferase encodes MAPMKVVVAVPARLESSRLPRKVLARIAGKPMLQHVLERCQKASTPDAVVLCTDSIELQKLALEWGCSVAMTSADCASGSERIASVVDHLIALVDGVSSDTLVINVQGDQPFIDPCAVDSMTMEFCSRQPTPDVLTPVYRMAAERIHDPDVVKTLVSANGNAIYFSRAAIPHVRGVPPSEWHAHTSYWGHVGIYGYRADVLQRWLDLPYSPLEKVEMLEQLRLLEAGIQIGTFPVEGESLSVDTSEHLAIARRKAVHYVPGQEI; translated from the coding sequence CTGGCTCCCATGAAGGTCGTTGTTGCAGTTCCTGCACGCTTGGAATCCTCACGGTTACCCCGCAAAGTTCTCGCCAGAATTGCTGGAAAACCGATGCTTCAACACGTCCTTGAACGCTGCCAGAAGGCCTCAACTCCTGATGCAGTAGTGCTTTGCACCGACAGCATTGAGCTACAGAAGTTAGCTCTAGAATGGGGATGCAGCGTTGCCATGACAAGTGCGGATTGCGCCTCAGGCAGCGAGCGGATTGCTTCTGTAGTCGATCATTTGATTGCCTTGGTTGATGGGGTCAGCAGCGATACATTAGTCATTAATGTACAAGGAGACCAACCCTTTATCGATCCATGTGCTGTGGATTCAATGACCATGGAGTTTTGCTCCCGTCAGCCAACTCCGGATGTATTGACCCCCGTTTACCGGATGGCTGCTGAGCGGATTCACGATCCTGATGTCGTCAAGACACTGGTATCAGCAAATGGCAATGCCATATATTTCTCGCGAGCGGCGATTCCTCACGTCCGTGGAGTGCCGCCGAGCGAATGGCATGCACATACTTCCTATTGGGGCCATGTCGGCATCTATGGCTACCGGGCCGATGTACTTCAGAGATGGCTAGATCTACCGTATTCACCTTTGGAGAAAGTTGAGATGCTCGAGCAACTTCGCCTGCTCGAAGCGGGCATCCAAATCGGCACCTTTCCCGTCGAAGGCGAATCTCTATCTGTTGACACATCGGAGCATTTAGCCATCGCACGAAGAAAGGCGGTTCACTACGTACCAGGACAAGAGATATAG
- the kdsB gene encoding 3-deoxy-manno-octulosonate cytidylyltransferase, translating into MTPCPVVVAVPARLESSRLPGKVLADIAGRPMLRHVLELCSHARGVDHVVVCTDSELVREAAAAWGFAALITSPRCNSGSERLASVVKELVEAGGGLAAETLVINVQGDQPLLDPCIIEAMVERFQALGAPPVLTPVYPLEAAKLHDPNVVKVLRAFDGRAITFSRSAMPHVRDLPPELWASRTIYWGHVGLYGYRADVLAGWGALPPSPLEELEKLEQLRLIEAGVPIATFVVEQDCFSVDTPEQLEQARRLLAPKA; encoded by the coding sequence GTGACGCCCTGCCCAGTGGTGGTGGCCGTGCCAGCCCGGCTGGAGTCCTCTCGGCTGCCGGGCAAGGTTCTCGCCGACATCGCCGGCCGACCAATGCTGCGCCACGTGCTCGAGCTCTGCAGCCATGCCCGGGGGGTGGACCACGTGGTGGTGTGCACCGACAGCGAGCTGGTGCGGGAGGCAGCGGCCGCCTGGGGGTTTGCGGCCCTGATCACCTCTCCGCGCTGCAACAGTGGCAGCGAGCGGCTGGCCTCGGTGGTGAAGGAGCTGGTGGAAGCCGGTGGCGGCCTCGCCGCCGAAACCCTGGTGATCAATGTGCAGGGGGATCAGCCCCTCCTCGATCCCTGCATCATCGAGGCGATGGTGGAGCGCTTCCAAGCCCTGGGGGCTCCGCCGGTGCTGACGCCCGTGTACCCCCTTGAGGCCGCCAAACTCCACGACCCCAACGTGGTGAAGGTGCTGCGGGCCTTTGACGGCCGGGCCATCACCTTCTCCCGCAGTGCCATGCCCCATGTGCGCGACCTGCCGCCCGAGCTCTGGGCCAGCCGCACCATCTACTGGGGCCACGTGGGCCTTTACGGCTACCGAGCGGATGTGCTGGCGGGTTGGGGGGCGTTGCCGCCTTCGCCATTGGAGGAGCTGGAAAAGCTGGAGCAACTGCGGCTGATCGAGGCCGGCGTGCCGATCGCCACCTTCGTGGTGGAGCAGGACTGCTTTTCGGTGGACACCCCCGAACAGCTGGAGCAGGCCCGCCGGCTGCTGGCCCCCAAAGCCTGA